The Rhododendron vialii isolate Sample 1 chromosome 8a, ASM3025357v1 genome has a window encoding:
- the LOC131336035 gene encoding uncharacterized protein LOC131336035 isoform X2 — MESKVVTGRERKTSRKQILEKKKAIDEIVKAASSPDKDHLASFPPFRHYQRNGLSVYLESGYGDKLSSPVKQYIQNLLKANMEGPYGSEWPTEEKVKRREMVAPEARYIFVHEDLNANGNQATGVETERASTDVIHGRGTIVGFVHYRFTVEEEIPVLYVYELQLEPHVQRKGLGKFLMQLIELIAHKNQMGAVVLTVQKGNLFALNFYTSKLRYMISTISPSRVDPLIGLEKSYEILCKAFDHEAKATLQAGTW, encoded by the exons ATGGAGTCGAAGGTTGTCACCGGCAGAGAAAGGAAGACGAGCAGGAAACAG atactggagaagaagaaagcaaTAGATGAGATTGTGAAAGCAGCTTCTTCTCCCGACAAAGATCATCTTGCTTCCTTCCCACCTTTTCGCCATTACCAAAGAAATG GCTTGTCTGTCTACTTGGAATCGGGGTACGGTGATAAGCTTTCCTCTCCAGTAAAGCAGTACATTCAGAATCTCCTTAAG GCCAATATGGAAGGACCATATGGGTCTGAGTGGCCTACAGAAGAGAAGGTGAAGCGCAGGGAAATGGTTGCTCCAGAAGCACGTTATATATTTGTGCACGAGGATTTAAATGCAAATGGAAATCAGGCAACTGGGGTAGAAACTGAAAGGGCCTCTACTGATGTCATCCATGGTAGGGGAACCATTGTTGGATTTGTACATTATCGGTTTACTGTAGAGGAAGAGATACCTGTTCTTTACGTGTATGAGTTACAGCTTGAGCCTCATGTTCAGAGGAAGGGACTCGGAAAATTCTTAATGCAACTGATTGAGCTTATTGCTCACAAG AACCAAATGGGTGCTGTGGTGCTAACTGTTCAGAAAGGAAATTTGTTCGCACTGAATTTTTATACGAGTAAGCTTAG GTACATGATATCAACTATTTCACCATCAAGAGTTGATCCATTA ATAGGACTTGAGAAGAGTTATGAGATTCTTTGCAAAGCATTTGATCATGAAGCAAAAGCAACATTGCAG GCAGGTACCTGGTGA
- the LOC131336035 gene encoding uncharacterized protein LOC131336035 isoform X1 translates to MESKVVTGRERKTSRKQILEKKKAIDEIVKAASSPDKDHLASFPPFRHYQRNGLSVYLESGYGDKLSSPVKQYIQNLLKANMEGPYGSEWPTEEKVKRREMVAPEARYIFVHEDLNANGNQATGVETERASTDVIHGRGTIVGFVHYRFTVEEEIPVLYVYELQLEPHVQRKGLGKFLMQLIELIAHKNQMGAVVLTVQKGNLFALNFYTSKLSRYMISTISPSRVDPLIGLEKSYEILCKAFDHEAKATLQAGTW, encoded by the exons ATGGAGTCGAAGGTTGTCACCGGCAGAGAAAGGAAGACGAGCAGGAAACAG atactggagaagaagaaagcaaTAGATGAGATTGTGAAAGCAGCTTCTTCTCCCGACAAAGATCATCTTGCTTCCTTCCCACCTTTTCGCCATTACCAAAGAAATG GCTTGTCTGTCTACTTGGAATCGGGGTACGGTGATAAGCTTTCCTCTCCAGTAAAGCAGTACATTCAGAATCTCCTTAAG GCCAATATGGAAGGACCATATGGGTCTGAGTGGCCTACAGAAGAGAAGGTGAAGCGCAGGGAAATGGTTGCTCCAGAAGCACGTTATATATTTGTGCACGAGGATTTAAATGCAAATGGAAATCAGGCAACTGGGGTAGAAACTGAAAGGGCCTCTACTGATGTCATCCATGGTAGGGGAACCATTGTTGGATTTGTACATTATCGGTTTACTGTAGAGGAAGAGATACCTGTTCTTTACGTGTATGAGTTACAGCTTGAGCCTCATGTTCAGAGGAAGGGACTCGGAAAATTCTTAATGCAACTGATTGAGCTTATTGCTCACAAG AACCAAATGGGTGCTGTGGTGCTAACTGTTCAGAAAGGAAATTTGTTCGCACTGAATTTTTATACGAGTAAGCTTAG CAGGTACATGATATCAACTATTTCACCATCAAGAGTTGATCCATTA ATAGGACTTGAGAAGAGTTATGAGATTCTTTGCAAAGCATTTGATCATGAAGCAAAAGCAACATTGCAG GCAGGTACCTGGTGA
- the LOC131336035 gene encoding uncharacterized protein LOC131336035 isoform X3, whose amino-acid sequence MCINKGLWILGLSVYLESGYGDKLSSPVKQYIQNLLKANMEGPYGSEWPTEEKVKRREMVAPEARYIFVHEDLNANGNQATGVETERASTDVIHGRGTIVGFVHYRFTVEEEIPVLYVYELQLEPHVQRKGLGKFLMQLIELIAHKNQMGAVVLTVQKGNLFALNFYTSKLSRYMISTISPSRVDPLIGLEKSYEILCKAFDHEAKATLQAGTW is encoded by the exons ATG TGCATAAACAAGGGTCTATGGATTCTAGGCTTGTCTGTCTACTTGGAATCGGGGTACGGTGATAAGCTTTCCTCTCCAGTAAAGCAGTACATTCAGAATCTCCTTAAG GCCAATATGGAAGGACCATATGGGTCTGAGTGGCCTACAGAAGAGAAGGTGAAGCGCAGGGAAATGGTTGCTCCAGAAGCACGTTATATATTTGTGCACGAGGATTTAAATGCAAATGGAAATCAGGCAACTGGGGTAGAAACTGAAAGGGCCTCTACTGATGTCATCCATGGTAGGGGAACCATTGTTGGATTTGTACATTATCGGTTTACTGTAGAGGAAGAGATACCTGTTCTTTACGTGTATGAGTTACAGCTTGAGCCTCATGTTCAGAGGAAGGGACTCGGAAAATTCTTAATGCAACTGATTGAGCTTATTGCTCACAAG AACCAAATGGGTGCTGTGGTGCTAACTGTTCAGAAAGGAAATTTGTTCGCACTGAATTTTTATACGAGTAAGCTTAG CAGGTACATGATATCAACTATTTCACCATCAAGAGTTGATCCATTA ATAGGACTTGAGAAGAGTTATGAGATTCTTTGCAAAGCATTTGATCATGAAGCAAAAGCAACATTGCAG GCAGGTACCTGGTGA
- the LOC131336033 gene encoding uncharacterized protein LOC131336033 isoform X1: protein MAWLIIIVSVFVMWISTLCKILHTAHSSSKAAFLSNGGSFHQRNVLLVIAHPDDESMFFTPTINYLTSRGHSVHIICMSTGNADGMGNIRKEELYQASAVLKIPVQRVKILDHPDFQDGFGKVWNCELLASIIDEEIRSHTIDLIITFDNYGVSGHCNHRDVNLGTRKLLHETAERDIEAWELISNNILRKYSGPVDICLSLVYATMYQNGELHCLLNERPNRSYNAMAQHRSQWIWFRKLFVVFSSYTYVNTLKKIN, encoded by the exons ATGGCGTGGCTCATAATTATTGTTTCAGTTTTTGTGATGTGGATTTCTACATTGTGCAAGATTCTCCACACAGCTCACTCATCTTCTAAGGCTGCATTTTTAAGTAATG GTGGATCTTTTCACCAGAGAAACGTCTTGCTGGTTATTGCCCATCCTGATGATGAGTCCAT GTTTTTTACTCCTACAATAAACTACCTCACTTCCAGGGGGCATAGTGTACACATAATTTGCATGTCAACGG GCAATGCAGATGGAATGGGAAACATTAGGAAAGAAGAGCTATATCAGGCTTCTGCAGTGCTTAAG ATTCCAGTCCAACGAGTGAAAATCCTGGACCATCCAGATTTTCAG GATGGTTTTGGCAAAGTATGGAACTGTGAATTATTGGCAAGTATAATTGATGAGGAAATTCGTAGTCACACCATTGATTTG ATAATTACTTTTGATAACTATGGTGTTTCGGGTCACTGTAATCATCGTGACGTGAATCTTGGGACACG CAAACTCTTGCATGAAACTGCAGAAAGAGATATTGAAGCTTGGGAACTA ATCAGTAACAATATATTACGGAAGTATAGTGGACCTGTTGATATCTGTTTGTCCCTTGTTTATGCCACAATGTATCAAAATGGAGAGTTGCATTGTCTGCTGAATGAACGTCCAAATAGAAGCTATAATGCAATGGCCCAACACAGGAGCCAGTGGATTTG GTTTCGCAAGCTTTTTGTGGTGTTTTCGAGTTATACTTACGTGAACACTCTGAAGAAGATCAACTAG
- the LOC131336033 gene encoding uncharacterized protein LOC131336033 isoform X2 produces the protein MAWLIIIVSVFVMWISTLCKILHTAHSSSKAAFLSGSFHQRNVLLVIAHPDDESMFFTPTINYLTSRGHSVHIICMSTGNADGMGNIRKEELYQASAVLKIPVQRVKILDHPDFQDGFGKVWNCELLASIIDEEIRSHTIDLIITFDNYGVSGHCNHRDVNLGTRKLLHETAERDIEAWELISNNILRKYSGPVDICLSLVYATMYQNGELHCLLNERPNRSYNAMAQHRSQWIWFRKLFVVFSSYTYVNTLKKIN, from the exons ATGGCGTGGCTCATAATTATTGTTTCAGTTTTTGTGATGTGGATTTCTACATTGTGCAAGATTCTCCACACAGCTCACTCATCTTCTAAGGCTGCATTTTTAA GTGGATCTTTTCACCAGAGAAACGTCTTGCTGGTTATTGCCCATCCTGATGATGAGTCCAT GTTTTTTACTCCTACAATAAACTACCTCACTTCCAGGGGGCATAGTGTACACATAATTTGCATGTCAACGG GCAATGCAGATGGAATGGGAAACATTAGGAAAGAAGAGCTATATCAGGCTTCTGCAGTGCTTAAG ATTCCAGTCCAACGAGTGAAAATCCTGGACCATCCAGATTTTCAG GATGGTTTTGGCAAAGTATGGAACTGTGAATTATTGGCAAGTATAATTGATGAGGAAATTCGTAGTCACACCATTGATTTG ATAATTACTTTTGATAACTATGGTGTTTCGGGTCACTGTAATCATCGTGACGTGAATCTTGGGACACG CAAACTCTTGCATGAAACTGCAGAAAGAGATATTGAAGCTTGGGAACTA ATCAGTAACAATATATTACGGAAGTATAGTGGACCTGTTGATATCTGTTTGTCCCTTGTTTATGCCACAATGTATCAAAATGGAGAGTTGCATTGTCTGCTGAATGAACGTCCAAATAGAAGCTATAATGCAATGGCCCAACACAGGAGCCAGTGGATTTG GTTTCGCAAGCTTTTTGTGGTGTTTTCGAGTTATACTTACGTGAACACTCTGAAGAAGATCAACTAG
- the LOC131336033 gene encoding uncharacterized protein LOC131336033 isoform X3, giving the protein MVDLFTRETSCWLLPILMMSPCNADGMGNIRKEELYQASAVLKIPVQRVKILDHPDFQDGFGKVWNCELLASIIDEEIRSHTIDLIITFDNYGVSGHCNHRDVNLGTRKLLHETAERDIEAWELISNNILRKYSGPVDICLSLVYATMYQNGELHCLLNERPNRSYNAMAQHRSQWIWFRKLFVVFSSYTYVNTLKKIN; this is encoded by the exons ATG GTGGATCTTTTCACCAGAGAAACGTCTTGCTGGTTATTGCCCATCCTGATGATGAGTCCAT GCAATGCAGATGGAATGGGAAACATTAGGAAAGAAGAGCTATATCAGGCTTCTGCAGTGCTTAAG ATTCCAGTCCAACGAGTGAAAATCCTGGACCATCCAGATTTTCAG GATGGTTTTGGCAAAGTATGGAACTGTGAATTATTGGCAAGTATAATTGATGAGGAAATTCGTAGTCACACCATTGATTTG ATAATTACTTTTGATAACTATGGTGTTTCGGGTCACTGTAATCATCGTGACGTGAATCTTGGGACACG CAAACTCTTGCATGAAACTGCAGAAAGAGATATTGAAGCTTGGGAACTA ATCAGTAACAATATATTACGGAAGTATAGTGGACCTGTTGATATCTGTTTGTCCCTTGTTTATGCCACAATGTATCAAAATGGAGAGTTGCATTGTCTGCTGAATGAACGTCCAAATAGAAGCTATAATGCAATGGCCCAACACAGGAGCCAGTGGATTTG GTTTCGCAAGCTTTTTGTGGTGTTTTCGAGTTATACTTACGTGAACACTCTGAAGAAGATCAACTAG
- the LOC131336033 gene encoding uncharacterized protein LOC131336033 isoform X4, whose product MMSPCNADGMGNIRKEELYQASAVLKIPVQRVKILDHPDFQDGFGKVWNCELLASIIDEEIRSHTIDLIITFDNYGVSGHCNHRDVNLGTRKLLHETAERDIEAWELISNNILRKYSGPVDICLSLVYATMYQNGELHCLLNERPNRSYNAMAQHRSQWIWFRKLFVVFSSYTYVNTLKKIN is encoded by the exons ATGATGAGTCCAT GCAATGCAGATGGAATGGGAAACATTAGGAAAGAAGAGCTATATCAGGCTTCTGCAGTGCTTAAG ATTCCAGTCCAACGAGTGAAAATCCTGGACCATCCAGATTTTCAG GATGGTTTTGGCAAAGTATGGAACTGTGAATTATTGGCAAGTATAATTGATGAGGAAATTCGTAGTCACACCATTGATTTG ATAATTACTTTTGATAACTATGGTGTTTCGGGTCACTGTAATCATCGTGACGTGAATCTTGGGACACG CAAACTCTTGCATGAAACTGCAGAAAGAGATATTGAAGCTTGGGAACTA ATCAGTAACAATATATTACGGAAGTATAGTGGACCTGTTGATATCTGTTTGTCCCTTGTTTATGCCACAATGTATCAAAATGGAGAGTTGCATTGTCTGCTGAATGAACGTCCAAATAGAAGCTATAATGCAATGGCCCAACACAGGAGCCAGTGGATTTG GTTTCGCAAGCTTTTTGTGGTGTTTTCGAGTTATACTTACGTGAACACTCTGAAGAAGATCAACTAG
- the LOC131336033 gene encoding uncharacterized protein LOC131336033 isoform X5 — MSTGNADGMGNIRKEELYQASAVLKIPVQRVKILDHPDFQDGFGKVWNCELLASIIDEEIRSHTIDLIITFDNYGVSGHCNHRDVNLGTRKLLHETAERDIEAWELISNNILRKYSGPVDICLSLVYATMYQNGELHCLLNERPNRSYNAMAQHRSQWIWFRKLFVVFSSYTYVNTLKKIN, encoded by the exons ATGTCAACGG GCAATGCAGATGGAATGGGAAACATTAGGAAAGAAGAGCTATATCAGGCTTCTGCAGTGCTTAAG ATTCCAGTCCAACGAGTGAAAATCCTGGACCATCCAGATTTTCAG GATGGTTTTGGCAAAGTATGGAACTGTGAATTATTGGCAAGTATAATTGATGAGGAAATTCGTAGTCACACCATTGATTTG ATAATTACTTTTGATAACTATGGTGTTTCGGGTCACTGTAATCATCGTGACGTGAATCTTGGGACACG CAAACTCTTGCATGAAACTGCAGAAAGAGATATTGAAGCTTGGGAACTA ATCAGTAACAATATATTACGGAAGTATAGTGGACCTGTTGATATCTGTTTGTCCCTTGTTTATGCCACAATGTATCAAAATGGAGAGTTGCATTGTCTGCTGAATGAACGTCCAAATAGAAGCTATAATGCAATGGCCCAACACAGGAGCCAGTGGATTTG GTTTCGCAAGCTTTTTGTGGTGTTTTCGAGTTATACTTACGTGAACACTCTGAAGAAGATCAACTAG